One window of the Triticum dicoccoides isolate Atlit2015 ecotype Zavitan chromosome 3B, WEW_v2.0, whole genome shotgun sequence genome contains the following:
- the LOC119275839 gene encoding uncharacterized protein LOC119275839 isoform X2, producing the protein MSCAAVCAPTSGLGRHHGFLSSPSTVCRRRGRASYTIRACANSGDADDSGGGLLPRMVLHDSLDAAGVVTDHARAARDGFAVQIGRLTRLNAETSIAISRGADLARAALCIAAEDDSLVSHSSVPLPVDAFIARLDDLSTGFLAAGFLPPSGAPPEVFFDHLDRYLYVHKGFRRTNVASDARAMYLHSTLTCRSGSALMLSLIYSEMLKTLRLYGLLDFDEEIYFPHDLNGRPRGYDKRRSKFCDEPNIMTAKSLLVESNQSSSLFLNAVAANHHGPGNVGGSQARSHGNISAIEMAAAKSAQHRLMRGVWTNVRFGDMRRALAACERLILLNHNPCELRDYAALLYHCGYYKDCLQYLTSYQNAMVGQPRTNPLEMLEDDAVNTLTARVNLILAEDGWDSHRPAASYWTKNSEPW; encoded by the exons ATGAGTTGCGCGGCGGTGTGTGCTCCCACCTCCGGTCTCGGCCGCCACCACGgcttcctctcctccccctcgACTGTATGCAGGCGACGAGGGAGAGCTTCCTACACTATCCGGGCCTGTGCCAACTCCGGCGACGCGGATGACAGCGGCGGAGGTCTCCTACCTCGGATGGTGCTGCACGACTCCCTCGATGCCGCGGGGGTCGTCACTGATCACGCTAGGGCGGCGAGGGACGGGTTCGCGGTGCAGATCGGGAGGCTCACGAGGCTCAACGCTGAGACCAGCATCGCCATCAGCCGCGGCGCCGATCTCGCGCGGGCCGCGCTCTGTATCGCGGCTGAGGACGACTCGCTCGTCTCCCACTCCTCTGTGCCGCTCCCCGTCGACGCCTTCATTGCTCGCCTTGACGACCTTTCCACCGGGTTCCTCGCCGCGGGATTCCTCCCGCCCTCCGGCGCGCCGCCCGAGGTCTTCTTCGACCACCtcgaccgctacctctacgtccacAAG GGCTTTCGAAGAACAAACGTAGCATCAGATGCTCGGGCTATGTATCTTCACTCG ACTTTGACATGCCGATCAGGATCAGCTCTAATGCTTTCGTTGATATATTCGGAGATGCTAAAGACACTACGGTTATATGGCTTACTAGACTTCGATGAGGAGATCTACTTTCCACATGATCTCAATGGCCGCCCTAGGGGCTATGACAAACGAAGAAGCAAGTTTTGTGATGAACCAAATATTATGACAGCGAAGTCACTTTTGGTTGAG TCTAATCAGTCAAGTAGCTTATTTTTGAATGCTGTTGCTGCAAACCACCATGGCCCTGGTAATGTAGGCGGCAGTCAGGCAAGGTCACATGGCAATATAAG TGCCATAGAGATGGCTGCTGCTAAATCTGCTCAACATAGGTTGATGCGTGGAGTATGGACTAATGTGCGCTTTGGTGATATGCGTCGTGCTTTGGCAG CTTGCGAGAGATTGATCCTACTGAATCACAATCCCTGTGAGCTTAGGGACTATGCTGCCCTTCTGTACCACTGTGGCTACTACAAAGATTGCCTGCAGTACTTAACGTCGTACCAAAATGCCATG GTTGGGCAGCCCCGGACCAATCCACTGGAGATGTTGGAGGACGACGCAGTGAACACTCTCACGGCACGAGTAAACCTAATTTTAGCAGAGGATGGCTGGGACAGCCACAGACCTGCTGCAAGTTACTGGACCAAAAATTCTGAGCCATGGTAG
- the LOC119275839 gene encoding uncharacterized protein LOC119275839 isoform X1, whose product MSCAAVCAPTSGLGRHHGFLSSPSTVCRRRGRASYTIRACANSGDADDSGGGLLPRMVLHDSLDAAGVVTDHARAARDGFAVQIGRLTRLNAETSIAISRGADLARAALCIAAEDDSLVSHSSVPLPVDAFIARLDDLSTGFLAAGFLPPSGAPPEVFFDHLDRYLYVHKGFRRTNVASDARAMYLHSTLTCRSGSALMLSLIYSEMLKTLRLYGLLDFDEEIYFPHDLNGRPRGYDKRRSKFCDEPNIMTAKSLLVEILQTLKGMFWPFQSNQSSSLFLNAVAANHHGPGNVGGSQARSHGNISAIEMAAAKSAQHRLMRGVWTNVRFGDMRRALAACERLILLNHNPCELRDYAALLYHCGYYKDCLQYLTSYQNAMVGQPRTNPLEMLEDDAVNTLTARVNLILAEDGWDSHRPAASYWTKNSEPW is encoded by the exons ATGAGTTGCGCGGCGGTGTGTGCTCCCACCTCCGGTCTCGGCCGCCACCACGgcttcctctcctccccctcgACTGTATGCAGGCGACGAGGGAGAGCTTCCTACACTATCCGGGCCTGTGCCAACTCCGGCGACGCGGATGACAGCGGCGGAGGTCTCCTACCTCGGATGGTGCTGCACGACTCCCTCGATGCCGCGGGGGTCGTCACTGATCACGCTAGGGCGGCGAGGGACGGGTTCGCGGTGCAGATCGGGAGGCTCACGAGGCTCAACGCTGAGACCAGCATCGCCATCAGCCGCGGCGCCGATCTCGCGCGGGCCGCGCTCTGTATCGCGGCTGAGGACGACTCGCTCGTCTCCCACTCCTCTGTGCCGCTCCCCGTCGACGCCTTCATTGCTCGCCTTGACGACCTTTCCACCGGGTTCCTCGCCGCGGGATTCCTCCCGCCCTCCGGCGCGCCGCCCGAGGTCTTCTTCGACCACCtcgaccgctacctctacgtccacAAG GGCTTTCGAAGAACAAACGTAGCATCAGATGCTCGGGCTATGTATCTTCACTCG ACTTTGACATGCCGATCAGGATCAGCTCTAATGCTTTCGTTGATATATTCGGAGATGCTAAAGACACTACGGTTATATGGCTTACTAGACTTCGATGAGGAGATCTACTTTCCACATGATCTCAATGGCCGCCCTAGGGGCTATGACAAACGAAGAAGCAAGTTTTGTGATGAACCAAATATTATGACAGCGAAGTCACTTTTGGTTGAG ATTTTACAAACTCTGAAGGGTATGTTTTGGCCGTTCCAGTCTAATCAGTCAAGTAGCTTATTTTTGAATGCTGTTGCTGCAAACCACCATGGCCCTGGTAATGTAGGCGGCAGTCAGGCAAGGTCACATGGCAATATAAG TGCCATAGAGATGGCTGCTGCTAAATCTGCTCAACATAGGTTGATGCGTGGAGTATGGACTAATGTGCGCTTTGGTGATATGCGTCGTGCTTTGGCAG CTTGCGAGAGATTGATCCTACTGAATCACAATCCCTGTGAGCTTAGGGACTATGCTGCCCTTCTGTACCACTGTGGCTACTACAAAGATTGCCTGCAGTACTTAACGTCGTACCAAAATGCCATG GTTGGGCAGCCCCGGACCAATCCACTGGAGATGTTGGAGGACGACGCAGTGAACACTCTCACGGCACGAGTAAACCTAATTTTAGCAGAGGATGGCTGGGACAGCCACAGACCTGCTGCAAGTTACTGGACCAAAAATTCTGAGCCATGGTAG